Proteins encoded together in one Glandiceps talaboti chromosome 11, keGlaTala1.1, whole genome shotgun sequence window:
- the LOC144442546 gene encoding selenoprotein T2-like produces the protein MAEFSHVGLVALFLVLGFVTFRDLTQPTNVVDAEQDFSTAKKLRHFGGPVVKFMYCISUGYRRLYEEYSNILRQKYPGVQIEGINFPPHPIKQYLANFISMIKLAAIVMVVAGIDPFPLLQRATPQWWTYATQNKLYACLMLFFITNFLETQLISTGAFEISFNDVQVWSKLESGRVPQPNELFQILDNQLNMNFRSS, from the exons ATGGCGGAGTTCAGTCATGTAGGGCTGGTCGCTCTCTTTTTGGTTTTGGGTTTTGTTACTTTTAGAGACCTTACACAACCCACAAATGTTGTTGATGCAGAGCAAGACTTCTCTACTGCCAAAAAACTGAGACATTTTGGCGGTCCCGTCGTCAAATTTATGTACTG TATTTCCTGAGGATACCGACGCCTCTATGAAGAATATTCTAATATTCTGAGGCAAAAGTACCCTGGTGTACAAATTGAAGGGATTAATTTCCCACCCCATCCTATCAAGCAATATCTTGCAAACTTCATAAGTATGATCAAACTTGCCGCCATTGTGATGGTTGTAGCTGGAATTGATCCCTTTCCCTTGTTGCAGAGAGCTACACCACAGTGGTGGACATATGCCACACAAAACAAG TTGTATGCATGTTTAATGTTGTTTTTCATCACCAATTTTCTGGAGACACAATTAATATCCACAGGAGCCtttgaaatttcatttaacG ATGTGCAAGTGTGGTCCAAATTAGAGTCAGGAAGAGTCCCACAACCCAATGAATTATTCCAAATCTTGGACAACCAGTTAAATATGAACTTCAGATCAAGTTAA